One Megalobrama amblycephala isolate DHTTF-2021 linkage group LG15, ASM1881202v1, whole genome shotgun sequence genomic window, CATATTGGGGGTTGATATCAAGTTTGGCGGATCCATCTCGGAGAACAGTCAGTAAAGCCAGCTTTTCTAAGCCACCATCATCTAGTATTTCTGCTGATGTTTCTCTGGTTCCTGAATTCATCTGGCCTTCCTCTGTGTTTTCAACGATGGCAGTGGCGCTATGGTGTCTTTGGTCAACATTTGTTGAAACTGCTTTGAATAAAATTGCTACACATAATTCAGAGCATACTCCTGAGCCTGAGTCTGTTCCTGAGCCTCTgcctgagtctgctccagagtccactccagagcccgcttcagcccATGAGTCCATGACTCCCCCTCCTGCCCCATATTCCCCTGTCTGTCCTGATGCCACCACAAAGGTTGTCCAAGTTTTCAGTATGCCCTAATATGACTACTGAGGTTGTTCCTGAACTGTGGGGGTATATAGTCCCATCTGATCTGCAGTGGTGGTCATCCGTTCTGCCATGGGGATGTTCAGCCTGGTTTGCCCAGctgtggtggtcatctgctccgCCATGGTGGTCTCCAACTGCGCCGCCTTGGCTACTCGCCCAACCTGTGCTGCCCTTGTCACTTGCCCTTGCCCCGCCCTGACCACTTGCCCAAGCCTGCTCTGCTCAGGCCGCCTGTCCAGCCTGCACTGACCCAGCCACCTGCTCAGTCTGCTCCGCCCTTGCTTCCCGATCTGCCACAGTCTTCAgtccttttcccatcacatggACCTGGCCTGGCAAGCggtgatgaaagggccctcacaCTTGTGCCACCGCCACCCGGTGGCTTTAGGAAAACAGAGCACAGAGGGCAATATGCattaaagtatataaatataggaGGATTACgtcagtcatttgtatttgccaCTCTTCCTGCTACCAGCTGGTGGTGCTATGAATATAACTAAATTTTGGTGTGTAGATGTCCCCACAAGGGACTTTTTTGTAtgggtattgggctgttacatgtggccctatcaagccattttgctacacctaattctgaaacccatatcagatgtaaatttttaCCACTTATGACACgtgttttcgagcatgtttatgCCCTTAAAAATGAGATTCATTTCAGAGAAAAATAATTGACTAAGCAATTACGATAGGGTCCTCACACATTATCGGTGTTCTGGCCCTGATAATGCTTTTTAGGTAGGTTTAACAGTAGGTTTCATGTACAGGaataaagtaaacaaatttaataacactgcatatttttcactgtataaattaaatacacattaatccttattaaaatgaaaaaaaagttattttgtcaAAAGTAGTGAgcgatttttatttatttatgattaacattaaaatgcagACAGAAgcacagcaggaatattaggctgctatTGTCACATCATCAGTCACCAGTTCAGTCACTTTACCATCACAGATCACCTTggcactacatttcccatgatccctCCTGGCTCACACTTCATGATCATCCATACCTGCCATCACTAGCCTTCATCAGCTCCACTGCATTCAAGCAGTAACTCTTCCGTTCACCATTGTCTGGTTTCGTTGTTCCCTACTGATCACCTAACCTGGATAACAACCTGATCTACTCACCTGTTGTGATTCTATTCTGTCTTAAGCCTTCATCATCTGTTATCTTCTCTCCAGATCCACCGACATCTCTTTAGCCTTGACATCCGCAATACCTGCAGAGACAAAGACCATGAGCATAGAAACTAAGTCTGCCTGACCTGCCGTTTGTTGAACACTCACCTGTTTTTCCTGCTTACTCTCTGCCACCTGCAAATAAACTACCAGTGCACTTGAGTTACCTGTGTTGTCTCCGTCCTGTGTTTTATTTCTCAGctgtttaaattcatttaagaCATAACCTTGTTTACAAGGATACTCAACAAGACAGccatttttatgtaattttgtgtgaattagaATACGATACACTGACTTCATGTGCCTGCTGGGTAGTTATtagcagtgatgggaataacggcgttataaataaacggcgttactaacgccgttacttttttcagtaacgagtaatcaaacgttactataattgagctcactgaagcagccataggacctgcaaagttatttctctggtgtgtgttggggttagtcatacacaaatataattttaaactgataataacgtacgatgctctgtgtgtgtgtctgtgagcaaGCGAGCTGAGcacgagctcaaaccagaatacactttgtgacatgctggatcgaaaatatgtgaaataagtttttctagtcgactagtagttatTCATTTAATCCaatagttgactaatcacatttatattaatttaatttcttaaatactggagagaataaaccataataatgatcgtaatataggctatagcgctgagtttcggttcatttagtcTATAAGACGCGCttcagttcacgcgccagtgatcgcgcccgcgcctgccatgattatattgtctgctatatttggttcttgtttattaaatccaggcaattggttgatgaaacattgattaaaattaagatacaattattacaaaacgaaattcactttaaagaatggctttctataaaacaaaacttaacgaagtggtcaaaatcatgtctgacccactccatgactcccgatatattgcgcatcttatgatgcatcttactcatgttgttcacttttcataatcaagtaaatgaatttaaaacataacataggactatttaaacataaatatgaagctGCATTTTCTATGGCTACTAACACGtattgtacagtacagagaaatttcataagcaagagcggaccatgagtcacgagtcggatcaagaataatttattcttagacttatatttaatattgggggaattcaagttatttgacattttaatttttttaagtaacgcaacagttactttccctggtaattagttacttttataatgatgtaacttagttactaactccgttactatttgtgagaagtaactagtaactataactaattacttttttaaagtaacgtgcccaacactggttatTAGGGTACAGCACAACtcttaaagtattagttcactttaaaatgaaaattaccccaagatttactcaagCCAtccatgactttcttctttctgatgaacacaactgaagttatattaataaatatccttatgcgtccaagctttataatggcagtgaacggtaCCAACAAGGaagaagctgaagaaagtgcatccatccatcataaacgtactccacacggctccaggggctaatagaggggttaataaagggcGTTCTGAAGCAAATCGATTCATTGCAGGGCTCAACAATAAGGACTGTCCGatggcccggggccagtgtgaacAACGCTTGGGGAAAGTTGACGGAATTGTCAGTTGCtcgatcgggccagtgctgtaAGGTGTGCTATATATCATCTATGATAtcgtaattttttatttaacgaTCTGACATTATGGAGTATGTCCCTCACACACCCATTGAGCATGCATACACTACGTGATGTAGTCTAGTAGGTTAGACTAGTGCGCGGAGTGCACGATTTCACTGCGagatttagtctattaaaatacatttagaatgCCCCCAGAATTTAAGataaggggcaaaaatgccccggaatgtcttttatatttatataatttaatacagtTAACCAACATTACACAAAGAGCACCATTTTATCCAAATATGATTACAAATGtcatattaattttatacaatGTACAGTTTAATAAACAAGCAGTTTATattaagtgacttacattttagacaccaaatcatttaatttcacattgaaagtatcttttcattttataaataatttcaaatatcaatatttaacgttttatattttcaacatttcaaaacatttatgcatctgtaGCTGCTCTTAactgattaactttaataaagtttaatctataGTTATATAGATATACATTAGATtgcaatttctgtacctgaaacaGGTTTAAGCCTACataaaaacctgaaaagcactgtttatttaatttatgtttattcTGTTGTTTGTGCTATTacttgtaatttgattatttgttcctattttattacttactgtttacttgtctaaaaaatatttaaaattgaaGTTAGTTAATCTAATAGCTTTTGGTGTCACTTTATTTATTAAGATTACATGtataaaaaacaatgaaaacaataactaggcttattttataggccgatttctttccttttttttttcttttactttactatttttttgttgtggggcaagtaaaaatttgaaccactaGCCCGACTGGGCCAGCAGAATAAATCCTTAGCATTGAGCACtgatttgtgtaagaaaaatgtccatatttaacaagttatgaagtaaaatagcTTCTGCCACACCGCCTTCCGCATTCAACTTATTGCAGAAAATATTGCAATGCCCCTGTGCATGCCCCTACCCCCAGCCTGATGACACTTCTTAGTGTTtctgcatttacatttacattaggCTAATTTATTTATCCAAATCTACTTGAGGAAAACAAGCGATGTATCCTAAGGAGGCAATAACACAAGAAGTGCTAGCAACACAAAGTTTCAATCATCGTTCAGAATAGAATTTGTTAGTAGTATTTTTATTCCTGGCAAAATGAAGCTTTCTGAAACAAATTGCTCAAAACAAATTATAGTCAAATCTTTTCTGCCATCTGGTGGTTAAAGAGGATATGAAGCACAGTGTCCTGTTTCAGCAGCAGGTTTTGCATCTGATTGTTTGTGGTGTCTTTGACTGCATGGAAGCCATAACTTTTATTATagctattattttaatatattattttggtGTCATTTATAAGCTTGTTTTTATGTTGTATTGTGTTTATGAACTGACAAATTGTTGTCCTGTTCAGAATTATTAAAGCAAATTGTTTAGAAAGAATAGtgtgtatcaaattatttttctcAATAATGGACATATGCTTTCTGTGGAAAATGCACAAGCTCAATGAATCATGTTGCAATTTAGTCATTAATAGTTTTTGTTGCATTCGGAAATATGTCAGAAGCTGCCTCTGAATGGGATTAAATTCTCGCCTAGAGTATTGCGGTCACGGatcaaaaaataataagcatgaatcaaaaatttaaaaacacatactgcacaaactgaaacaaataatgcaaaatgatcAGAATAGCAAAAAGCGTGGTCACAGATCAACATATAATGTGTGTGAATAGAaaaattaaaagcacatttaaaaaaaataagcatgaatcaaaactttaaacacattaaaaattatattgcaCAAATCTTAAACTTGTGTTTATGTGTTCTTAAAAGTTTTCCTTGGTTTTATTACTCTGTACTTTGTACATTTTATGCTCATATTTTACTCTTTTGTATGCTTGTGCTATTTTTCTCTTTGCTCTTCTTTCCATGTTCTGCTCCTTCTTTTCCAAATGTTGCAGTTTGAGTTTCATGTAAATTAGGGCTTAAGCGTCACCATTGCTCCACTAGTTGTAGATTGACAGCTCCTCCTCTAGCCAATCAATCAAAGAGAGGGAGATGACATCACTTCAATGTGACTCATGGCTACTGATGctcaaactcatacaggggAAGATAATCATCACAGCTGGCAATTTCCGAGCTGGGGTAAAATCTTTCTGTGGCAGGACACCATTATCGTATATGTGCCTGCAACTCGACCTGTCACCGGTATATATCTACCTGGACAATCTTTTATTGTTAAATTCACCATCCTAACGACAACCTGTCACAGTTGTGCCTGTCTGACGATCCATCACTGTTATATTCACCTTTAATGTATCTACCACTGGACCTGGCACCATGAAACGCAACCGCCACTATGCAGCGGCCTCACAACGTCACCCTTATGTGTGCCTGCCTCGTCTATACCTGTTATATTACTGTTAGATACTTTTAATAtacatacaataataatatatgctTTTTTGTTGTCTCTTCAATTCCTGTCTTTTGGACAAGAGAATATAACACATGAAGCCTACCTTACTAATAGCTATATTTGCTCATGAATtacaattaaagtaaaatatgcCATCGCAATTGGTTAGATCATTGTATATTGCTCGTAATTGTAAACTAACTGCATATTTTGTCATGTATTGTTTTCCTGTAAACAGATTTATAGATTTTATCTTCCATGTACAGTATGTCATTGACAAGGGTGTTGATTTATGAATTTGATCACATTTTAGCACTGAGAttataaaatgataaagttAAGCAATAGCCTGTCACACCAGCAAGAGTGTTTTCCCCAATATTAGAGCGATtgcaaatgtttattgagctTTTGTATAAATCAATAGCAATAAGTTAATTTTAGTGTCTTTTTGCACTATTTTGATGAAAGGAGTATCGAAGCAGAACAGCGTCTCTCGACTCTGAGCAACACAGCACTGTTTCGTTAATGAATTCCCGATTTGAATGAGACATTTGAATGAAAGACTTATAAAGACATtaacttgtcgccacctactggccatttaaattcatatttcTATAACATGGATGGACAATGTCAGTCCTGAagtgcagagtttagcttcaaccctaatcaaacacaccttaGCCAGCTAATCAGTGTCTTCaggattattaatattatagatgggtaagtttttttatttttatttttttttatcatggttGGAACTAAAATCTGCAGGATAGAACTGATGTTGCCTATCCCTGATCTATAATTTTGCTTTTAAagctatatttaaaacattaatcttatAATATTGTGCAATTATGTAGCTAtgtaaataaacacaatatGTATGTGAGTAAATCACTGCATATCAAAACCACCTGGTTTCTGTAATCTCCTCTATAACACTATCGTAGTCAATGCAGAAATTATACATTCAGTCTTAGAATTAATTCACTAGGTTACCTATGATCGTTTAACAACAACAATTAAGCAGTAGATTAGCTACAGTAGCTTTAGCATATTAGCATCATGAGCCAAGTAATATTTTAACACCAAATACCATATATTATGAACATAAAGATTAAGAAACCCGCatacctatagactaaacacgtaaatgaacggcaagaacacattaaaagtctttgtttttagttaaaaaGGATTTAAGCAGCCCCTAAGTTAATAATTGATGATTTTTACAACAGAAGTGTTGTAATCATAAACTTACTAATTACTTACTGCGTGACTAATTAATGactatttcattttcatttttgggtaaactaaagCTTTAACATCCACACAACATCAAATTATAGCATCGTCAGACATTGATATATTGTTGGTTTTAAGTCATGTTATTAACTGACCAAAACCCAACATCTTCTAAatatcacaatattaatgtCCACACAACATAAAATTATAGCATCATAAAACCTACAAAATATCTAAGTCATGTAGTAACCAAATGCCAATGTCTGCTAAATATTGTAAGATTAATGTCCACACAATGTCAAATTATAGCATCATCAGATGTTGGTCATCATCAGATGCAGGATATGTCTGTGTGGCATGTTCCTAATAATATGGTGATGGAAAACTGGAGCACTGCCTCCATCCTGAGATACCACACTGAAAATTGCTTCTTAACTCTACACGGAGGAAACCTTCTCAATTTATTCAAGGTGAGACAAACTTTGACAGCAGCTTTGAGTTTTAAACATTCAAAGAAATATAGGCTAAAGGCTAcagttttgtaaaaaaaaaattaattttttctttattttcccaGAAATTCCCTGTGAGGTTTGGAATCGGGACTTGCACCATTGACAATGGACCTGCTATTCCAGTAGTGTATGATACTGGAAATATGGATTCTATTAAAAAACTGTATGGACCTAATTCAAGAGGTACAGCAATTTGTCACAGTCACCATCTCTCTCACCTTCACTGAattccatttcccatcatccctccTATTGCTCACCTGCTCACGCTCAATCACCCACACCTGATCCTCATCACCTCATCTCCACAGCAGCATAAATGCACATACTTCCCCTAAGCACGTTGTCTGGTCTCATTTTGAGAAGGATGCACTTACCTGCTACACTTACCTCTGGATTGTTTATACGTTATTCCTCCATCATCTCTCCTGATCCTAGTGATGGGAAACCGATGCTTTCTGAAATGTTTGAGGCTTTCAACAAATTGTGCTGATAAATGCTTTATTACTCTAAGCTTTTAGCAGTTCACATTAGCGTCATCTGGTGGTCAGGCTTGTTTTCTCCACCATATCAAAATCATCGTGGAGCAGATCTACGATGGACTGTCATAAAATCTGTGTATTATTCAGTGATTGTGATGTAGTCCTATTACAacatcatgttgagatccaatcactttaatgaatgaatcaatgctGTGTGCATGGACCTATCATGACAGACCATCATCAATTATatattctgtttttgtttttcagaaatATTTGTGCCTGGATTCATCACATTCAGAGTCTTCAATACTGAAACGGCAGCCATGGCAATTTGTTCGGGCGTTAAACCAACCGGTTGTCACACTGAACATGTGAGCTAAACAAATGATACGGATTTACAACAATGTTCATGAACAGCATTTGTGAAGTGCTGCTGATCACCACAGGCAAGAATTCATGCTTTAGTGTTGTATTTAGAGTAATACATTTACAACAGAAGTAAATCAACTGCAATGTTATATGAGGAAATAGgtatgttttgttgttattactCATATTTTTGCAGTTCTGTATTGGTGGAGGTGGACACTTTCCTGAGGGGGTCCCTAAACAGTGCGGGGACTTTACGAGTTTTGACTGGGATGGCTATGGTACTAATACAGGATGGAGTGCTTCCAAAGAGATAACTGAAGCAGCTGTACTTCTTTTTTATCACTGACAAACTAAAATGATCTGCTTCCTTTCCTTCTGTCAGAGATATAGCACATTGATTAATAATCTGAATGCTACACAATAGTTTGCTCAAATGTACTTCTTTACAATATATCTTTTATATCGGTCTATAATCAAAAATGTGGGTAACACTtttgtaacgaatgtagcggttcgtacagttattaatcaatttatggatgaaatatgaatataataattcataaggttatgaataaattatgattcatatatcgacccaacggggaattaaacatatatcgtgaatcaattacaacgaattataatcaattacatatatgattagttctggtttaataattatttagagaaactgttagtttgtccagcaaactaagtccctcacagaatattataaacaaagttatctggccatgaaaataacctGCTATTATAACATCAAAGCATAaaacgatcgaaaaacgttaaagtgacttgggttttcagctgaaagaacaaacagaacaatcgagcatgaataaaGTTTTactatatgcaaactacgaatacagaggttatacatctaaatatacaagaaaatacacacctatgtacaagaatagaagtagagaaggaaagagagaaggcaagtagcaaactcacaaccagtcctaagccagcacggaaatcagtttcatcatctaagattgagaaacggcagtatacttgcattggttgcgtgtgtcgaatttcaggttagcgctggtgcagttcgttggcttcctccgttcagcgggaaggtttgaactgaggacgagagtgagtttcgctggaagatggcgatcccgaagctgagcgcggtggcagcgcgtggtcaccggagaggtccgggaaaaacgtgcacgagatgctcgtgagacaatcgggagagaACACACAAGAAAttgtgcgtctttgcttttatgacagataagccgacacacctccttgaggtggggtaGCCAATAACATGGGTGCAAAGTTGGTGGGAAAGCTTTCCCATTGTTTGGCCTCACGACTTAATCCAATGATTTATGACTACCAGATCAGATCTCCAAAAGGAGTGtgttcttcacagtatcattaaacacagagaaaaatgcatttgtccgtttggtgacatgtctcaatgaatagctcgagtccggagctttgaaacgagatcaaactcgataggtcagaaaggcataggagagaagttatggtttacagacaaaattatatcattaaaatgcacactagcacaaatacactcatttaaacactaggaaacatgcatacgccctaaaatatatgaaatatatatttcagcatagtggtgctatatatatatatatatatatatgcagttaaaagtgtatgtttgtgtgtttctgtatgtgtgtctgtgtgtgtgtgtttttgtgtgtgccaGTGTGTGTGGGTgctggaatgtggatctggccCGTAGTCCACATGAGGGGCCCCTTTGATGTCCTAAGAGCAAGGAAATTGGGCCTGCTGTGTTACCTCGGAGGGCCACAAaggtgtcaagtgggctcatctttaGTAGACAGTTCGGAGCCGATTTAGTGATTAAGAAACAaagttcatcaggttaaaagcgttctgaaaactccaaagtttattgattatcctgatacgtgtgcatacgctacactttagaatactgatccttcattaatgaataactacacatgaacaaatgagtaatgcattattaacactctagtaactactattaactaacaataaactcttattaatgaattagtaagtaacagtgctcagttgaaggtggtagttcactattaactaatcagtaactactgttttttcattcctcccagagattgcagagaactactaagaactactatatacaggttcataattaacatgaatgatgcataatgtataattaattctaaagtaaaggccttggtaacccactagtaatgactgaagtattactaaatactgaagaaggaattactaattatttggatcagtattctaaagtgaaaaacatgataactctctagtaactactgaagtctttgtaaacttttgagatttttgtatgtttttgtacagtaattccttatgatatatttggtaacacttgagtaattactagtgggttaccatgttcttcactttagaatactgatccaaataattagtaggtcctttagaaggatgtagtaacacttaagtaattactagtaggttactatgatcttcactttataaTACTGATCCAagaagtagttactttagagttatatagtaactcttgagttattactatccaatactttacaaaaacctcaaaaatttacaaagacttcagtatttactagagagttatcatgcttttcacttcagaatactgatccaaattattactaattccttcttaagtatttggtaatacttcagtcattactagtgggttaccaaggcctttactctagaattaattatacattattcattattcacattaattacgaacatgtatatagtagttcttagtagttctctgggaggtatgaaaaaaacagtagttactgattagctaatagtgaactaccacctttaaCTGAGCACtgttacttactaattcattcatcagagttacttgttagttaatagtagttactatagtgttaataatgcattacttatttgttcctgtgtagttattcattaatgaaggatcagtattctaaagtgttaccaaaatgttAATAGTGTTTGTaaatgatgggaaatataaattggaaaaaaaaaa contains:
- the LOC125246997 gene encoding intelectin-like, which produces MSTQCQIIASSDVGHHQMQDMSVWHVPNNMVMENWSTASILRYHTENCFLTLHGGNLLNLFKKFPVRFGIGTCTIDNGPAIPVVYDTGNMDSIKKLYGPNSREIFVPGFITFRVFNTETAAMAICSGVKPTGCHTEHFCIGGGGHFPEGVPKQCGDFTSFDWDGYGTNTGWSASKEITEAAVLLFYH